Sequence from the Nerophis lumbriciformis linkage group LG02, RoL_Nlum_v2.1, whole genome shotgun sequence genome:
CGTGTGTGCAAAATTAGTGCAATGTGCAGTTTATACCAGCACTTTAAAAACTTGAGAATTAGCGCCTTGTAACGAGCAATGTGCAATTCTCCTCTTGTATATCTTAACTTTAAAACACTTCAGCACTTAAACATTTGAGCTCTTAAATCCAACtttctatggtcatttaattgctTGGCTGTCATTAGTAATATGGTTTATTGTTGATTGTTTTTTAATCTACTgtactttatattattattgttttattgtaggttccagcatcccccgcgatccgcaaaagggacaagcggtagaaaagagacaagcggtagaaaatggatggatgttgtatatGGCCTTATTGTCCCGGCGTTTAGTGCTGTCATGTTCGTTTGTGTTTGGCAGGGACGAAATATGGAAATTAGCCACTGGCTACAATCTTGCATGTTTACACCTATGTGTTCATCAATATGTTTTAAAAATCTAATTAAATCAAATCCAAAATGTGTTACTAAATCAATGTTATTACACAGCGTAGCACTGTATAAATGAACATTTCACATTTCCCTTAAACTAACTCTAAATATTGTATTCATATCTAAACCCAATAGTGTGTTTACTGCAAGTACAGCATTTTTTGCATCAATTATAATTACCTTATGCTATTATAATATATTGTACCCTTCCATTCTATGTCAGACAAGACGTCAAACCAGGTGTTTCCAAGGTGAGGCGAGTACAAGAAGCCCTAAAACGTGAGGAAAAGCACAAAGAGAGCAACATTAAAAACCGTCAAAAAACCTTCAAAGAGCAAGAAAAGGAAAGTCGTGAAGCAGCTTTACAGAGCTCCATTAGTAATGAGAATAAGGGATTTGCACTTTTGAAGAAAATGGGTTACAAAGCTGGACAAGGCCTTGGAAAAGAAGgcatgattttttttctcttattgatttttaaaattctattgtattttttccatgtattcataataatatgtgtgCTTTTTTTCAGGGGCGGGCAGAATAGATCCAATTCCACTCAATATTAAAACTGGTAAGACGTTGTTTTTGTTCCGCTTGATACAGTATAAGTGTCGTCTGCTCATTATTTGTACATATAACTTGTATCCTTTAAAAAATAGACAGAGGTGGCATTGGGATGGAAGAGGCAAAGAAGCGAAAAGCTGAGGAGGAACTGGAGCACTATCGGAAAAAAGTACAGGCCAAACAAAAGAATGAGACCAAATCACTGGAAGACTTTCGGTAAAAACTGAAACAGAAACCCCTTGGCCTTTGAGCACTGTGCAATCCCACAATGTTTCACAGTATGTCTCATCTCTAGGTCGAGAGTTAGAACTGAGAGAGAGGAGCGAAAGATTGAAGGGGACCTCAGAAGAAGTCAGCGAGCCTGTGAGCATTTGGATTCTCAAAAGGTTGGACAATGTTTGGTTATAGCGCAAAATCATATTGACAATTATTGACATAATCCACCAGTACAGAAAAATGACAGATGATTATTTGGAAGCAACAATTGCGCCTTTCAGTTTGTAAATTATTTTGACAATGTTTCCTTTGATTTCAGGGCATCACAGTCCCTCGGGAAGAATGGTATTGGCCTAAAGTTGAAAATGAAGAAGAGGTTGATGGTCTTCAATTGGAGGAGGAAGCCAGGGAGGAAGATATTGCGGAATTAActgttagtatttatttattattgtaaaataaTTACCAACCATATATTTTGTGCAGTATTCAATCCAATATGATAATATGGAGCAGTAAAGGTTATtgttatggttatggtgttagtttattccgaacatgcatacaattacaatatgacaCATCACATAATTACAGTTTTTCACTACAGCATATAATTGTTGTTATGTGAGGCACCAAAACCCACAAACGTCACATGCGGCCTGTTCACCTGCCTGTATGTGTTATGGTTGAAGGGTTTCATATCAAACAATACAGGAGAGTTAATAATGCTTGTACTGCCTGAGGTTACACAAAATAACTGTCattaattcagattattatttctTTCAGTCCTTTGACCAACTACAGATTTTGACTTCATATTTAAGAGGAATCCATTTTTACTGCATATGGTGTGGAACTACCTATAATGGTAAGCTAATAATACACTTGTAGTTGTTTTCACCTCTTGTTGGCGGACATGTTTCCTTCTTTCCAGATGAAGAAGATCTTTCTTCTAACTGTCCTGGGGATACTGCAGCAGACCATGAATGATCATAGCAAAAATATATTATGTGCAGTAGTTACGAGCAGGATGCTACTTTTATGTTGTGAAACAGACAATAACAAGGTGCTCTTTGCAAAATAATGGGCTGTGTACTGAagcaaaactgtttttatcaaatTGGATACAACATCTGACATACAATATTTTTCTGTTTGGGGACATTTTTTGGTAAATATTAGTTAGTGATTTTTAACAATGTGATGTACATATAGGTTTATGTCAATGTTCAGTCCAGCATCCTCTTGCCCAAAGTTATCTGGGATAGGCTCAAGCTCACCTGTGATCCGTGTGAAGAAAAGTTGTACGGTAAATATATAGAAGCTAAAAGTTTACAAGATCATTTATTTTGCCTTTAGAAATGGGTGACTAGTTGTTATGCTTAATCCAGTTGTAAAGACAAACTATTGTTATTAACAAGTTATATTATGTTTGCTTCTACTGTATTTGCTACATTAAAGTGTTGAGTAAATGTGTATGCCCATTCATATACGTACTGTACAGGCCAATCTCAATAACAGTGAACAGTGCATactaaaaaagtatatttatttcTGTATAAGTAGCATTTTTTGTGAAAAACCTAGTTTTCAACATTTCATAAATTAAAGAAGGTTGTCTAAAAGTTAAATATTATAAACTACACTGCAAAATCTGCTTAAAACAAATAAGACAACTTCTCTTACCTCAAGCAACACAAATCTACCAATGAGATAATAAAAAATTGCTTGGTTGTAATTCTTATAATTAGAAAATTTTTCTCGTGACTTGAAGAATAAAATGAGTCCTAGAAAAAGGAGTCAGGTCTAATTTTAAACAAGCTGTTCATTTTGCATAGCTTAAGCCAATTGCTCTTATTCGATTCATAAATTCAGATAAAATGTACTTTTATGAGAATAGATGcaagaaaaaataatatatattctagATCTAAGATTGTTCTTTATTGATATGAAATACTGTATGTGCTTTAGCCTCTAAaaattataaattgttttaatgtaATACCTTTTTTTAGCAGAAATCCAATGATTCCTagatcttaaaaaaaataaagacccgCAGTACGTAATTTGTTATACAATTATTGTCCAATTAGCctaacatacatatttttttaataagggAGGAATTCAAAGCGGTCATGGAAAACTGACACATGCACAAGGAAAACATCCAAACTTCACAAAGACGCTCAAACAGATATACAAACTCAGATCTACTAACTTTGCAGCCAACATGCTTACCATTAGGCCAAGGGTGTTTGAGataatatactgtgtatatatatatatatatatatatatatacatatatatatatatatatatacattatatatatatatatatatatatatacatatatatatatatatatgtatatatatatatatatatataaggtatatatatgtgtatgtatgtatgtatgtaaatatacatttacttatatatatataaatatatatatatatatacatacctacatacatacatacatatacatatatatatgtatgtatgtatgtatgtaaatatatatatatatatatttacttatatatatatatatatataagtaaatatatatatatttacttatatatatatatatatacatatatacatatatatatgtatgtatgtatatataaatatgtatgtatgtatatatatttatatatgtatgtatgtatatatatatacatatatatatatatatatatgtacatatatatatatatatatatatatatatatatatatatatatatatatatatatatatatatatatatatatatgtatatatatatatacatatatatatatatatatatatatatacacatacagtacaggccaaaattttggacacaccttctctggacacaccttctcctcatttaatgcatttcctttattttcatgactatttatatgtattatttcatcgaatgaaataatacatttatattgataTGAATTTACTTTACTTTTACAATATGCAGAGGGTCAATTATGACTGAACTGTGGCCCCCGGAACGCACTTTGGCCGCACAGTTGTCAAGTGCAGGCCTACACTTGGCAACTGTGCGGCCctcattcatttgtttttttgttttttcgcttaaaatacatgttacaatagATGTATGTtctgtgtgtgtctgttcttgaatttaaaaagttAGGTAACCAGTTTTAGTTTGAACTTCATAATATGAGGTTTAACTTGTCaaagaaaaaacaacacatttctgGGAACATTTCATAAGAACTGGCTCGTTATACTTACCTAATAGGAGATTATTTTTCTCGTGGAAAAAAATTGCtgaacaaaatatgtttttctttttagagaagaaaaataaacaaacgtagttttacttttttgaaatgtatttttttcagtgtaccaGTTCGCGGTCTCATcaagaaataaacaaaaacaactggTTGAGCCTTTAATAACGTCTTTCCGTCTGAAATTAAATCGTGTAATCAAATAACTTCTGCACGATATTCTAATTATGAGATGCACTTTATAGGTTTAGTCACTGTAATAAACAGTACTGGGATGTGAACTACATTTCCTGTGAGTCGTAGCTGTACTGTTGACTTCCTGGACGTTTTTTGTgtggtgctttttttttaaaaatgtgttaagaTTTATAAAAACACACGCTATTGGCGCTTATTTTGTATAAACTTCATCATCGCACGACTTGTTCTTctatttaataaatgtttaaataGAAAGTTATGGATTTTTGGATTACACGTGAAGGCACCATTCGGAGGGTGACTGGTTTTCATTTCGAGAACTCGAAACCGAAACCTATGCGTGTGCTGGAGTTGACACAGCACACTCGTATGGGCGCCGACCGCCGAATAATTCGGActcttaaatatatttttttacacatgacGATTAATTAACGATGGATGCTGACGATTACGTAGCCAAACTAAACACTTACATTCAAAGACATCATTTGAAACACCACTATGAAGACGCAGGAACTGAAGGCCCGGATCACATTAAAAAGTGAGTTGAAATAACATATTTGGGATGTATTTAAGGAGTTGTTCACTAATGAAAATTGATATTGTAAACAAAATACTTCAATGTTGTGTGTGTTCAATTGTTAAACGTTAATGCAGTGGTTGTGTGGAACATTTTTGTGTTCACAGATTTGCCATAAAAGCTGTTGTCAATGGTAAGGCCTACCTAGAAGGAGTGGGGAAAAACAAGAAGGAAGCCAAACAAAAGGCTGCCAAGCATGCTCTACAGGGCTTATTGAAAGAGGTTATTATTTAGATGGTCAATAACATCactttatgtgtttatttttgtggtAACATTAAATTAATGTAGATTATGTTGTATGTTGACAGACAGAGAGTGCATCAGATTCCTCTGTGGGACTGGTCCATTCTCATGATGATCATGTATCCTGGCTCCATTCTTACGGTAAAAAAATCAACATGCAGATCACCTGTCACGAGTCCACCAAAGGCACGACTTTTCAGTAAGTTACAATAATGTCCTTATAAGCTATGTTGCGCAGCGCTATAGATTACTGTTTTAGACTATATGTTTTGTATAACAGATGTAGATTTTTGGTTGGAAAGATTGAGTATCCGGATGCAACTGGGACAACAAAGAAGGAAGCTGAGGAAGAAGCTGCAAAGCTTGCTTATCTTAAGATAAATGCTTCAGTGGTAAGTAATCATGAATGGTAATCTTGTACACACATGTCTTTTACCTCCCCTACTATGCAAAAAGGgcctttttttatgttgtttaatcTTAGGAGATGCCACAATATGAGACACTATGCGATACATTCAGGAGCTGACTGGGACAAAAATTTAGCGCTGGACTTTTTGTTTCAGACTGGCCCGCTGCATTCCCAGAAAGCCCCAACTGTTTTACTATTTAACTTAGTGGTGTCAAAAGTATTGATACTTTGGTGCCAAAACGTAAAAAATACATCCATACCTGCCTTTTTCAGTATCGTCAGTGCTGGATACGGCAAAACACCCCCCCGCTAGCTGCATCAATTCTCGACGTCTTAGCACTGAGTTAGTGCAGAAAAATAACATGTGGTCTTAAAAAATATATCCAGTGTTTCCTGTATATTCAGTTATTCGTGGAAGACTGTCACATATGCGGATTTGGCGCTTCACTCATAACAAATTACAATGGATCTGTGGCAGTGTAGCACAACTGTAAGTGTGGCGTAACTCAGCTCGGTTTGCCAGGGCAGATGAGAGCAGagctccgccaccacaagcccaggtaGTGTACCTTACCACAGCGTGAACTAAACCTCCATGAGTGTGCAATCTAACTTTTATTACTTATGTAAGTGCTAAGAAAACACAGCAAGGAGACACCCTTCCATTGTTTGGCAACTTTTTGAAGACCACTCGTTTACTTATTTCACCGGTGAGACAAAGTGTGATTCATGGTGACTCACAGTCagtatgtgtccatgcactaagttcgtccaatttctcaaatagtttgtctCTAAATAAGCAttgtacaacccatggaaacaccttaatctgttcGGTTTTTGTAAAGTCGGACTCATACGCCTGGGTaatgcgattgaaaaccagatctttCGACCGCTGTAGAGGACCCTTCGTATtgcgcatgcgccagtctcaacatgcgggatacaacccggaagcagataccattcaataaaaatataaacaattgtaatgaagaggagactttatttgcttcacaaagtaaaagaacataacattttaaagtgcatggaTTAGGGAAAAAAAATAGACAGATTTATTTAGGAGGGTAGCAAAGGAAATGTAAAATTGAGACTCCCAaacgaaatacgaatg
This genomic interval carries:
- the gpatch11 gene encoding G patch domain-containing protein 11 isoform X1; the protein is MSDEEDDYMSDAFLNQIQDVKPGVSKVRRVQEALKREEKHKESNIKNRQKTFKEQEKESREAALQSSISNENKGFALLKKMGYKAGQGLGKEGAGRIDPIPLNIKTDRGGIGMEEAKKRKAEEELEHYRKKVQAKQKNETKSLEDFRSRVRTEREERKIEGDLRRSQRACEHLDSQKGITVPREEWYWPKVENEEEVDGLQLEEEAREEDIAELTSFDQLQILTSYLRGIHFYCIWCGTTYNDEEDLSSNCPGDTAADHE
- the gpatch11 gene encoding G patch domain-containing protein 11 isoform X2, whose product is MDVLKTITVDVTILQDVKPGVSKVRRVQEALKREEKHKESNIKNRQKTFKEQEKESREAALQSSISNENKGFALLKKMGYKAGQGLGKEGAGRIDPIPLNIKTDRGGIGMEEAKKRKAEEELEHYRKKVQAKQKNETKSLEDFRSRVRTEREERKIEGDLRRSQRACEHLDSQKGITVPREEWYWPKVENEEEVDGLQLEEEAREEDIAELTSFDQLQILTSYLRGIHFYCIWCGTTYNDEEDLSSNCPGDTAADHE